In the genome of Streptomyces racemochromogenes, one region contains:
- the mrdA gene encoding penicillin-binding protein 2, with protein sequence MTNIPETGRTPRVQIRLVIIQILVFSLLFTLGGRLWYLQIRNGHEYADEARSNHVQRVVQPAVRGDILDARGVPLADNETRLVVSASRTELMRIKDRGKAVLTRLAGVLDMKPQDVMDKIRLCDSQTPKPCWNGSPYQPIPVTTEATTQQALQIRERPEDFPGITAEPTAVRRYPAVGGGRAAQVLGYLSPVTDDEIQKAKNTDSPHLRSDQVGRSGIERTYDKELRGKAQVTSYEVDNLGRVMGETKSDPGIAGSTLVTSIDARVQAVAEYELAEAMKVVRNETDNITGRKYEADSGAVVVMETKTGRVVAMASQPDYDPNVWVGGISGQDYAKFTSKDSNYPLLNRAIQGQAPAGSIFKVVSASAAVRAGYGFDDKYNCSASYNMGGRSFANFESKGHGPITLGEALKFSCNTVFYALGHKEWQRDGGLEPKNPHDWFYRTAREFGLGSETHIDLPNEVSGRIPDRHWKQSFWEANKDSWCKQGKKGGTYVEQIAYESCLEGNQLKAYDSINFAIGQGDVLVTPIQMATAYAAISNGGTLYNPTVGKAVVSPQGKVEEIKPQSHGKLPVDAKTIGDLDKGLRMVVEPGGTAAWRFIGWPLDKIPLRAKTGTAQVYGKQTTSWLATYTDDFTIVMTISQGGTGSGASGPAVRNIYNAMYGLTMDGKETGKALLPKPQAQLPTVHPDGTIDSPEIKPYVPPSPEELTPPVLAGPPPLRHD encoded by the coding sequence ATGACCAACATTCCCGAGACCGGCCGCACCCCCCGGGTGCAGATCCGGCTCGTCATCATCCAGATCCTCGTCTTCTCCCTGCTCTTCACCCTCGGCGGCCGCCTCTGGTACCTCCAGATCCGCAACGGCCACGAATACGCCGACGAGGCCCGCAGCAACCACGTCCAGCGCGTGGTGCAGCCCGCCGTGCGCGGCGACATCCTCGACGCCCGCGGCGTCCCCCTCGCCGACAACGAGACCCGCCTCGTCGTCTCCGCCTCCCGCACCGAGCTGATGCGGATAAAGGACCGGGGCAAGGCCGTACTGACCCGCCTCGCCGGAGTCCTCGACATGAAGCCGCAGGACGTCATGGACAAAATCCGGCTCTGCGACTCCCAGACCCCCAAGCCCTGCTGGAACGGCTCCCCCTACCAGCCGATCCCCGTCACCACCGAGGCCACCACCCAGCAGGCCCTCCAGATCCGCGAACGCCCCGAGGACTTCCCCGGCATCACCGCCGAACCCACCGCCGTACGCCGCTACCCGGCCGTCGGCGGCGGCCGCGCCGCCCAGGTCCTCGGCTACCTCTCGCCCGTCACCGACGACGAGATCCAGAAGGCCAAGAACACCGACTCGCCGCACCTGCGCTCCGACCAGGTCGGCCGCTCCGGCATCGAGCGCACGTACGACAAGGAGCTGCGCGGCAAGGCCCAGGTGACCTCGTACGAGGTCGACAACCTCGGCCGCGTCATGGGCGAGACCAAGTCCGACCCCGGCATCGCCGGATCCACCCTCGTCACCAGCATCGACGCCCGCGTCCAGGCCGTCGCCGAGTACGAGCTCGCCGAGGCGATGAAGGTCGTCCGCAACGAGACCGACAACATCACCGGCCGCAAGTACGAAGCCGACTCCGGGGCCGTCGTCGTCATGGAGACCAAGACCGGCCGCGTCGTCGCCATGGCCTCCCAGCCCGACTACGACCCCAACGTCTGGGTCGGCGGGATCTCCGGCCAGGACTACGCCAAGTTCACCAGCAAGGACTCCAACTACCCCCTCCTCAACCGGGCCATCCAGGGCCAGGCCCCCGCCGGCTCCATCTTCAAGGTGGTCTCCGCCAGCGCCGCCGTCCGCGCCGGCTACGGCTTCGACGACAAGTACAACTGCAGCGCCTCCTACAACATGGGCGGCCGCAGCTTCGCCAACTTCGAGTCCAAGGGCCACGGCCCCATCACCCTCGGCGAAGCCCTCAAGTTCTCCTGCAACACCGTCTTCTACGCCCTCGGCCACAAGGAGTGGCAGCGCGACGGCGGCCTCGAGCCCAAGAACCCGCACGACTGGTTCTACCGGACCGCCCGCGAGTTCGGACTCGGCTCCGAGACCCACATCGACCTGCCCAACGAGGTCAGCGGCCGCATCCCCGACCGCCACTGGAAGCAGAGCTTCTGGGAGGCCAACAAGGACTCCTGGTGCAAGCAGGGCAAGAAGGGCGGCACCTACGTCGAGCAGATCGCCTACGAGAGCTGCCTCGAAGGCAACCAGCTCAAGGCCTACGACAGCATCAACTTCGCCATCGGCCAGGGCGACGTCCTCGTCACCCCCATCCAGATGGCCACCGCCTACGCCGCCATCAGCAACGGCGGCACCCTCTACAACCCCACCGTCGGCAAGGCCGTCGTCAGCCCCCAGGGCAAGGTCGAGGAGATCAAGCCCCAGTCCCACGGCAAACTGCCCGTTGACGCCAAGACCATCGGCGACCTCGACAAGGGCCTGCGCATGGTCGTCGAACCCGGCGGCACCGCCGCCTGGCGGTTCATCGGCTGGCCCCTGGACAAGATCCCGCTGCGCGCCAAGACCGGCACCGCCCAGGTCTACGGCAAGCAGACCACCTCGTGGCTCGCGACCTACACCGACGACTTCACCATCGTGATGACGATCTCCCAGGGCGGCACCGGCTCCGGCGCCTCCGGCCCCGCCGTCCGCAACATCTACAACGCGATGTACGGGCTCACCATGGACGGCAAGGAGACCGGCAAGGCCCTCCTGCCCAAGCCGCAGGCACAGCTGCCCACCGTCCACCCCGACGGCACCATCGACTCCCCCGAGATCAAGCCGTACGTGCCCCCGTCCCCGGAGGAGCTGACGCCGCCCGTGCTCGCCGGCCCGCCGCCCCTGCGGCATGACTGA
- the rodA gene encoding rod shape-determining protein RodA: MQTANNFSVSRYAPQKGTLARLTARDSVLRRLDWPILLSALGLSLTGALLVWSATRHRDTLNQGDPQYFLWRHLLNTGIGLVLMIGTVLLGHRNLRGAVPVLYGLSLVLVTAVLTPLGATINGAHAWIVIGGGFSLQPSEFVKVTIILVMAMLLAARVDAGDLEHPEHRTVVKALCLAAAPMGIVMLMPDLGSVMVMVVIVLGVLLASGASNRWVLGLMGAGTAGALLIWQLGVLDQYQINRFAAFANPELDPSGAGYNTNQARIAIGGGGLTGSGLFKGPQTTGQFVPEQQTDFVFTVAGEELGFVGGILILGLLGVVLWRACMIARATTELYGTIVAAGIIAWFAFQAFENIGMNLGIMPVAGLPLPFVSYGGSSMFAVWVAIGLLQSIKVQRPLSA, translated from the coding sequence ATGCAGACCGCGAACAACTTCTCCGTGTCCCGGTACGCGCCCCAGAAGGGCACGCTCGCCCGGCTGACGGCCCGCGACTCGGTCCTGCGCCGGCTCGACTGGCCGATACTGCTGTCGGCGCTCGGCCTGTCCCTGACCGGTGCCCTGCTCGTCTGGTCCGCCACCCGCCACCGGGACACCCTCAACCAGGGCGACCCGCAGTACTTCCTCTGGCGCCACCTGCTCAACACCGGCATCGGCCTCGTACTGATGATCGGGACGGTCCTCCTCGGCCACCGCAACCTGCGGGGCGCCGTCCCGGTCCTCTACGGGCTCTCGCTCGTCCTCGTCACCGCCGTCCTCACCCCGCTCGGCGCCACCATCAACGGCGCCCACGCCTGGATCGTCATCGGCGGCGGCTTCTCGCTCCAGCCCTCGGAGTTCGTGAAGGTCACGATCATCCTGGTGATGGCGATGCTGCTGGCGGCCCGGGTCGACGCCGGCGACCTCGAACATCCCGAGCACCGCACCGTCGTCAAGGCCCTCTGCCTGGCCGCCGCCCCCATGGGCATCGTCATGCTGATGCCCGACCTCGGATCCGTCATGGTCATGGTCGTCATCGTGCTCGGCGTGCTGCTCGCCTCCGGCGCCTCCAACCGCTGGGTCCTCGGCCTGATGGGCGCCGGCACGGCCGGGGCCCTCCTCATCTGGCAGCTCGGCGTCCTCGACCAGTACCAGATCAACCGCTTCGCCGCCTTCGCCAACCCCGAGCTCGACCCCTCCGGCGCCGGCTACAACACCAACCAGGCCCGCATCGCCATCGGCGGCGGCGGCCTGACCGGCTCCGGCCTCTTCAAGGGCCCGCAGACCACCGGACAGTTCGTCCCCGAACAGCAGACCGACTTCGTCTTCACCGTCGCCGGCGAGGAACTCGGCTTCGTCGGCGGCATCCTCATCCTCGGCCTCCTCGGCGTCGTCCTGTGGCGCGCCTGCATGATCGCCCGCGCCACCACCGAGCTGTACGGCACCATCGTGGCCGCCGGGATCATCGCCTGGTTCGCCTTCCAGGCCTTCGAGAACATCGGGATGAACCTCGGCATCATGCCCGTCGCCGGCCTGCCCCTGCCCTTCGTCTCCTACGGAGGCTCGTCGATGTTCGCCGTCTGGGTGGCCATCGGCCTACTCCAGTCGATCAAGGTGCAACGGCCCCTCTCGGCCTGA
- a CDS encoding CYTH and CHAD domain-containing protein gives MADTKREIERKFEFTTPGAEQRGVPDLTGTAGIAAVVDQGVTDLDAVYYDTPDQRLAADGLTLRRRTGGHDSGWHLKLPVAPGVRDEVTAPLGDTVPGPLADLVRSRVRDAPLEPMVRLLSSRRTSHLLDADGALLAELTTDQVTAEHRDTTATWTEVEVELADGTDPALLDAVEKAFGNAGLKVSAAPSKLARALAETGDEPPARPRPDPADEGTAGAHVLAYLREQVTALITHDPGVRRDQPDAVHQMRVASRRLRSALKTNRKVLDREVTDPIGEELRRLGTELGADRDREVLHEHFRTALADLPRPLQAGPVRGRLRTWNTTRRAASRRRALTVLDSPRHLTLLDTLEALLTDPPLLPGAAKPAAKALPKAVLRDYARLASRVEHALSLDPGQEADRALHQARKAAKRARYAAEAAEPALGKPARKFAKAMKGVQSLLGEHQDSVVARAALRELAHQAHGAGEPSFTWGLLHGREEARAERVERALPAAWAEAAAPGLRAALK, from the coding sequence ATGGCGGACACGAAGCGCGAAATCGAGCGGAAATTCGAGTTCACGACGCCCGGGGCGGAGCAGCGCGGAGTCCCCGACCTCACCGGCACGGCCGGCATCGCCGCCGTCGTCGACCAGGGCGTCACCGACCTCGACGCCGTCTACTACGACACCCCCGACCAGCGGCTCGCCGCCGACGGCCTCACCCTGCGCCGCCGCACCGGCGGCCACGACTCCGGCTGGCACCTCAAACTCCCCGTCGCCCCCGGCGTACGCGACGAGGTCACCGCCCCCCTCGGCGACACCGTCCCCGGCCCCCTCGCCGACCTCGTCCGCTCCCGCGTCCGGGACGCCCCCCTCGAACCCATGGTCCGGCTCCTCTCCTCCCGCCGGACCAGCCACCTCCTCGACGCCGACGGCGCCCTCCTCGCCGAACTCACCACCGACCAGGTCACCGCCGAGCACCGGGACACCACCGCCACCTGGACCGAGGTCGAGGTGGAACTCGCCGACGGCACCGACCCCGCCCTCCTCGACGCCGTCGAGAAGGCCTTCGGGAACGCCGGGCTCAAGGTCTCCGCCGCCCCCTCCAAACTCGCCCGCGCCCTCGCCGAGACCGGCGACGAGCCCCCCGCCCGCCCCCGCCCCGACCCGGCCGACGAGGGAACCGCCGGCGCGCACGTCCTGGCGTACCTGCGCGAACAGGTCACCGCCCTGATCACCCACGACCCCGGCGTCCGCCGCGACCAGCCCGACGCCGTCCACCAGATGCGCGTCGCCTCCCGCCGCCTGCGCAGCGCCCTCAAGACAAACCGCAAGGTCCTCGACCGCGAGGTCACCGACCCCATCGGGGAAGAACTGCGCCGCCTCGGCACGGAACTCGGCGCCGACCGCGACCGCGAGGTCCTCCACGAACACTTCCGGACCGCCCTCGCCGACCTCCCCCGCCCCCTCCAGGCCGGACCCGTCCGTGGGCGCCTGCGCACCTGGAACACCACCCGCCGCGCCGCCTCGCGCCGCCGCGCCCTCACGGTCCTCGACAGCCCCCGCCACCTCACCCTCCTCGACACCCTCGAAGCCCTCCTCACCGACCCGCCCCTGCTGCCCGGCGCCGCCAAGCCCGCCGCCAAGGCCCTGCCCAAGGCCGTGCTCCGCGACTACGCCCGACTCGCCTCCCGCGTCGAGCACGCGCTCTCCCTGGACCCCGGCCAGGAAGCCGACCGCGCCCTCCACCAGGCCCGCAAGGCCGCCAAACGCGCCCGCTACGCCGCCGAAGCCGCCGAGCCCGCCCTGGGGAAACCCGCCCGGAAGTTCGCCAAGGCCATGAAGGGCGTCCAGAGCCTGCTCGGCGAGCACCAGGACAGCGTCGTCGCCCGCGCCGCCCTGCGCGAACTGGCCCACCAGGCCCACGGCGCCGGCGAACCCTCCTTCACCTGGGGCCTGCTCCACGGCCGCGAGGAAGCCCGCGCGGAACGCGTCGAACGCGCCCTCCCCGCCGCTTGGGCCGAGGCGGCCGCCCCCGGGCTGCGGGCCGCCCTCAAGTGA